One window from the genome of bacterium encodes:
- a CDS encoding RNA polymerase sigma-70 factor, translating into MPERPDRVAKPFRDPVPARPGGGDRRAQEPPSDDLANFEAFFHEHYGALCEYIRHIVGLPHVAEELAQDAFVSLWERHTRAPVQMAISYLYTTARNRAYSYLRHRRVARSAAREMAADASEPRDETLTVEVHAHELAEAVQRAIDELPERCRLIFLMSRREGLSYSEIAHALDVAVSTVETQISRALKHLRTRLGPYLVLSAALSPVLELARRCLS; encoded by the coding sequence ATGCCCGAACGGCCCGATCGAGTGGCGAAGCCTTTCCGCGACCCCGTACCGGCGCGGCCCGGGGGAGGGGACCGGCGCGCGCAAGAACCGCCGTCGGACGACCTCGCCAACTTCGAGGCGTTCTTCCACGAGCACTACGGCGCGCTCTGCGAATACATCCGGCACATCGTGGGGCTCCCGCACGTGGCGGAAGAGCTGGCACAGGACGCGTTCGTCAGCCTGTGGGAGCGGCATACCCGCGCACCGGTGCAGATGGCGATCTCCTACCTGTACACGACGGCGCGCAATCGCGCGTACAGTTATCTGCGCCACCGGCGCGTGGCGCGGAGCGCGGCGCGGGAGATGGCGGCGGACGCATCCGAGCCGCGGGATGAGACCCTCACCGTCGAGGTGCACGCCCACGAGCTCGCCGAGGCCGTGCAGCGGGCCATCGACGAGCTGCCGGAGCGTTGTCGCCTGATCTTCCTGATGAGTCGTCGCGAGGGGCTGTCGTACTCCGAGATCGCGCACGCGCTGGACGTCGCGGTCAGCACGGTCGAGACGCAGATCTCGCGCGCCCTCAAGCACCTGCGCACCCGGCTGGGGCCGTACCTAGTCCTGTCTGCCGCGCTCTCACCCGTCCTCGAGCTGGCGCGCCGCTGCCTGTCCTGA